The Ignavibacteriales bacterium region TGACACCCATGGCGGTCGCCGTTGAATCGATCAGCTGCATCAGCCCCTTCGCGCTTTTCGGTGACATCGCACGGGGGTTTCCGGCCGATTCGGCGGCGATGACGGCCTTGATCAAATTCGCATCAACGTCATACTTCGTGGACGCATCCTTAATGATGTTCTGGAGCTGATCAATCCTTTTCGGCATGCTCTTCGAACTCGTGTCGGCCGGAGCGATGGACACGGTTGCACGGGGAGGCGGGGGGAGTGACACTTTCACATGGTCCGGCAGACTGACAGGTGCACTTGCCGGCCTCGGCGCCTGCTTCGGAAGGCTCTCGCCCGTGAGCTGCCTGTACAACATGTCCCCCATTCCAAGGCTGCTCTTGCGGGCGACATGTTTTGCGATTTCCAGATCAAACATCCCCTGCATCATCTCACCGCCGAAATCGGAGCTCTCGTCTTCCGATTTCTGCACCGTCTTCCGCATGTTTTGCAGCAGGTAATTGACGAAGATCGCCTCGAAATCCTGGACGGCCTTCTGGAGCTTCAGCTTGGCTTTCTCGTCGAGGACTTTCGTCTTCGGAGTGGCCTCAACTGTGGCTGCAGCATTTGTGACATCAGGTATCATGTCCTGCCCATGCTTAGATGATGACAAGATCTGCTTTGAGAGCGCCAGCTTCTTTGAGTGCCTGGAAAATGGCGATGATATCCCTTGGAGACACCTTGAGAGCGTTCAACGATTTCGCAATATCCTGCACTGTTGCAGCCCCTTCGAGCGCCACGACCGACGAACTGTCAATCCCGGCAGCCACAGTCGTCATTGATGTAGAGACGGTTTTGCCGCTGGAAAACGCATTCGGCTGAGATATGACCGGAGTCTGCTGAATCTCGATGTTGACACCGCCATGGGAGATCGCCACGGGCAGGATGGAGACATTTCCGCCGACCACGATTGTTCCCGTCCGCTCATTGATGACAACGCGCGCAGCGACGTCGGGATTGATTTCAAGTATCTCGATGATGGAGATAAATTCCACAAGCTTGCCGTCAGTACGGGAGCTGTCCGGCACTTCGACAGCTACCGTGGAAGCATCCGTCGCCCATGCGATCTTCTTCCCGAGCTTTGCGTTGATTCCCTCGGCTATGCGGCTCGCCGTCGTGAAATCCGACTGCAACAACACTATGGCAACCTTCCAGCCTTTCGCGTAATCCGTGGTAACGGATTTTTCGAGCACTGCGCCGCTCGGGATTCTCCCCGCAGCGGTGTGGTTGCGGCGTACTTCGCTTCCGCCGGCCCGCACGCTCATGCCGCCCACCGAGAGAGCTCCCTGGGCTGTCGCATAGACAGCGCCATCAAGCCCTGACAGCGGCGTCATCAACAACGTGCCCCCCTGCAATCCCGTCGCGTCACCGAGCGAAGAAACCATCACGTCAATGGCGCCCCCTTCCTTTGAGAAGGCAGGGACCGTGGCGGTCACCATCACGGCGGCCGCATTGCGCGTCCGGACGTCACTCGATGGAACGGTGATACCGAATCGTTTCAGCATACTGGTCACAGACTGGATCGTAAATGTCGATCGCTGCGTGTCTCCGGTACCGTTGAGACCGACAACCAGCCCGTACCCGATAAGCTGCTGACCGCGCACTCCCTTGACGTACGCGATGTCCTTGATCCTCGTCGCAGACCAACCGGCCTGGAACGACACTATCAGCAGAACGAAAACCAGTTTCGATGTGCATTTCATAGTCACGCTCAGAATAGCCAATGAAAGAGCTTCGTCAGCCAACCGGGGCCCTGCGACCTGTCGATCATCCCGCTCCCCTCAAAGACTATCTTCGCATCGGAGATGCTGGAGGAGTAGACGCTGTTGTCTGCCTGAACATCCGTTGGACGGATGATGCCGGAGATTTTGATTACCTGTTCCTCGCCGTTGATGCTGATCAGTCGGCTGCCGTTGATCCACATGTTTCCGTTGGAAAGAATAGAGTCGACCCGGGCGCTGATACTTGCACGCACCAAGCCCTGGCTCTGCGTGGCGCCAGACCCCTTGAAGGTGTTTCCCGATCCGAGGTTGAATCCGGCATCTGGAATCGGCGTTGCGCCGGCTTTCGCTGATCCGGAAAGTGAGATGCCGCTTTCACGGGACGAGGAGGTCTTGGAATCATTTGATGCACTCGATGCCTCCACGACGAGCACCGTAACTGCGTCGCCAACATGATTTGCCTTCTGGTCAGAAAAGAGAGATCGACTCAGATTTTCCCGCAGATCCTGTGCTTGCACCATGCTGCCCACTGCTGCTGCGCATACCAACACCACACATCTCATAGCCCACGTCCTGATCATCTTCATCCTCTCTCACCTAATTGTTCTGTATGCCGGGAACGGGCTGTCCGATTTCGACGAAGACCGTGCGGGCATCAAGCACAGTCGCCTTGAGCCGTTCTTTCGAACCGGATCGCTGGACTGCAATAATATCACCGACACATCCCTCCTGTTTCGCCACCCCCTGTGCAGTCACGACCGCCTTGCCAGTCCGAATGGATATCGTCACCGCATCCTCCTGCCTGACAACGGGCAATCGTTCCAGCATGCTCGCACAGAGAACGGAATTCGCCCCAACGATCCGGACTGACCGCATTCCTTCGAGCTCCGTTCCCTCAAAAATGACGTCTTCCGGAAGGCCGGTGGTTTCAAGACGCCGCGACATCATGCCCCCGCCGGTGATCGCCTCGTGACGCTGCAGCTGCCGGTTCGTCGCCACGACATTCCCATACGTCCTGACTTGTGCAGGGATTACTATCCTTCGCTCGACCCGGTCGTTGCATACAATTTCAACCGGTATGCCGACGTACCCCTTCAATTTCGGGACTGACCCGATCCCGACGCGGACGGAATACGACGATGATGACACCTTGATGGCCGACGGAACTTCCCGGAACTCCACCTGGAATTGCTCACGTTTTGACTCCCATCGACCGGCGACATATGCCTCGACCGCCTTCTTTATCCTGTCGGGATGAACAATCGTCACACCGGTATTGAGGCAGAGCAGTATTGATAGAAAAGCCGTCATCACTTTGTACGCTCCCGAGGAGTCTGATCCGTTACCGCTGCAAATTATTCGCCATGGCGAGCATATCCTCGACAGTTTTCACCGTCTTCGAGTTTATTTCGTATGCCCGTTGAGCGACGATCATGCTTATCATCTCTTCGACCACATCGACATTGGAGGACTCGAGCGAACCCTGCATCAGATCTCCAAATCCCTCTCCCCCTGCAACGCCCAGATTGGGTTTCCCCGAGGCGGGAGTCTCGACAAACAGGTTGTTCCCGATTGCCCTCAGACCCCCGGGGTTCACGAACTTTGCGAGTTCGAGTTGCCCAACCTTCGTCGGGGTCGTTTGTCCCACGATGGTCGCCTCGATGGTCCCTTCTTTTCCTATCTTGACGCTTGCCGTATCTGTGCCGAAGCTGATCCCCGGCTCTATCATATCTCCGAGGGATGTCACGAGCTGGCCTTCTCCTGAAATCTTCAGCGCACCATCTCTCGTGTATGCGATCGTGCCGTCCGGCCGCCTCACCTGCAGGAATCCCTCTCCCTGGATCATCAGATCGAGTGGGTTGTTTGTCGGCTGCACATCGCCCTGGCTGAACGACTTCACGACCGCAGCTGGCATCGTACCGTTTCCAATCTGGATCTCCGTTGCTTCCTGCGTTTGCCCGTCGGGAGACGTGGAACTGGCTTTGATCGTCTGATACATAAGATCCTGGAACTCTGCACGGCTCTTCTTAAAACCGGTCGTGTTGACGTTTGCGAGGTTGTGCGAGATCAGGTCCACATTCATTTGCTGGGCCAACATCCCGGTTGCCGCTGTTCGAAGTGCTCTGTTCATGCTCTCTCCTCATCAATGGAAATCATCAAACCCTGCCGACATCGAGCGCACGCTCGAGCGTCGTGTCCTGGGCTTTGATCGTTCGTTGGTCCGTTTCGAAACTTCTGCTCAGTTCCACGAGTTGAATCATTTCGCCCAGGGCCTCCACGTTCGATTCTTCCAGAAACCCCTGACGGATTACTACTGAATGACCATCAACTGCGGCGCGCTGTTCGGGAGCATCGGTCGTAAACATCGTCTGGCCGGCTTTCCTCAGCTGTGACATGTCGCGGAAGTCGGCAATGCGCAATTGCCCAAGGACTGCCTTTCCCACCGTCACCTCGCCCCGCTCGTTAATCGTAATCGACGAACCAACAGCTTTCTCGGGCCGCGGAATCTGAATATGGCCCGACGTGCTTAGCACGGGATATCCCTCAGCATTGACCACCGTCCCGTCCTGCGAAAGCGAGAACCCGCCATTGCGAGTGTACTTGATCCCCTGCGGCGTTTCGACGACGAAGAATCCCTTTCCCTGGATCGCCAGATCCAGAGGGTTGTGTGTCTGGGCAAAGGAACCTTCTGAAAAGTCGGTAAACTGCTTGCTGTCCAACCCTTTCAAATCCGCAAGCCCTTCGACCTGCGACAGCCCTGCATCCTTCATGGCCTGGATGAAAAGGCTGTCTCTCTTGTACCCCGTCGTGGCCGAGTTCGCGATATTGTTTGCGAGGACCTCGAGGCGCGTCATCCGCGGCTGCATCCCTGTACCTGAATTGTAGATTCCTTTGATCATGCTGCGTCCTCCGTCTCCTTCTGAGCGAGAGATAACCGCAAGAGCTTCGACGCCAATTCGAGCTCACCCTTGCCAACGCCAAGCTTTTTGGCAGCCGAGATTCTACCCTTGGCCGGTATGATGGTAGTTCCTATCGTACGTGTGACGCTGAGATGACCCTGCGTCCGTGCGTTGTCCCGAATTCTCATTGCGAGTTCGACGTCTCCCTGATTCCTATGATACTGTTCTGCGAACGTCAGTGCAGGCACTCCGTCCCGCTCAATCCTCTCCTCCGGTTCGAATTCATACTTCCGTTCTTCCCGTGAGCGCTCGGGGACAGCGGCCTCACCCCTCTCTTCGTCGTTCGGCGTGCGCGTCTGTAACGACCGCGCCTGCGCTGATGCGAAGAGCAGCTGTTCGAGTTTGTTTGCCCTGGTCATCTTCCGCTTGATGAGGATAGCCAATGCGGCGATGGAGGTCAGGAGAGAAAAGCCTGCCACGACAAGCCACACCAGGAGCTTCCTACCTGCGGGAGTTGGCTCCGAACCGGACTTCGAGCTCTGCAATGTCAGATTCGCCTGCGCCGGTGCATTACCTGCTGCTTTCGGATGACCAGCATCCTCGAGCTGTTGACGGGCGAGGGCAGCGATGTCGAACAGCGGCGACGGATGGTGTGGATCGTCCGGCAATGCTCTGTCCTGTGATCTCTTCGCTGCGGCCTGAGGCCGACTCTGCTTTGCTTCTTTCGTCTGAGTTGGAGCAACCCTCGTCTTTACCGGAGATTCATTTGCGACGATGCTCGCGGCTGGGGCTACGGTGTTCTTCGCGAACACATCGATCCAGATTGCCTCGTGACGGTCGTGCTGGGTTACCTGGAACCTCGCGTAGCCATTCCGCAGCAGCATGACTATTTTAGAAGTCGCGTTGACAACCGGTTCGACTGATGCGTTCTCTATGAGGCCGTTACGGAACTGCTTGTTCCACCCGCTCTGAGAAAGCGCCGATTTGATATCAGTCACGGTCAGCGTCAGGACATTGCCGCGTAGTTCCTGAGAATACTTCAACGGTCCCTTGAAGAACACCAGGAGGCGGGTGTACTCGGGACGAACGGCATAGCGCACATTTCCTTTCGCGGCGTCATCCTGCATCCCGGCAGCCGCACAGGAGAGCAGAATCATCGAAACCATGAGAGCAGTTGTGCGAGATCTCATTGGGCAGTCCTCCTCACAGGCAAGCTGATAGAAAACGTAGTCCCCATTTCGGGGGACGATTGCACCTTGATCTCCCCCTTATGCTGCGATATGATCTTGCTGCAAATCGAGAGACCGAGTCCCGTTCCCTTGCCGGCTTCCTTCGTGGTGAAAAACGGAGCGAAGATCTTCTCAATAACTTCCTTCGGAATTCCAGTGCCGGTGTCTGCCACGTGGACAAGCACTTTGAATCCTTTCGACTCCGTAGAGACCGCCACCTTGCCTCCGTCCGGCATGGCATCCCGGGCGTTGATGAGCAAATTAAGAAACACCTGCTGGAGATAGTTGGCGTTCCCGGGGATCGTTGGCAGCGTCGCAGCCAAGTCCGTGGAAATTGCGACCCTGTTGTTCTGGAAATCATGCTTGACAATTGCAACGACATCCTCGATGGCTTTGTTAACATCCACGAGCTCGATCTGGAAATCGTCCGACACTTTCCGGGAGAATGTCATCAGCCGTTTCGTGATCTCCGCGAGCCGCCGCACCTGCTGGTTGAACATCTCAAGCCAGTTTGGTACCGGTTTTCCCTTCATCGCCATGTCCAGATGCATCATGAGGATCTGGATTGGATTCTTTATCTCGTGGACGATACTTGCTGCCAACTCGCCGAGTGCGACGAGCTTCGCCGCCTGCATCATCTGCGCGTGGGAGGCCTTCAATTCCTGGTTGGCCTTCACGAGCTGGTGATAGGAGCGCCAGTTCTCGACCCCGGCCGCGGCCTGGTTTGCGAGCACGGTGAGGAGCTGCATGTCCTGGTTGGAGAATTCCTGCTGCGGCTTCTGTGTGTGGATCAGGTAGATACCGACATCCTTGTTACGCAGCACCAACGGGACGATCACAAAGTTCTGGGGCGATCCGTCTCCCATCATATGAGAGAGATCGGGGATAATCACGGTCTTCTTTTCCGAGAACACCCAGTCCACGATGCCTGATTCGAGGTGCTGCTGGGCCTCGGCCACAAGGAGCTCCGAGCCATGAGATGTCAACGGGAGCAAGCGCTTATCCGACATGTCAAACAAGAAGACGTTCGCTTCGATGATGGGGAGCACCTGCTGGCTCAGCTCGATGAGCGTGCTCACAATGCGCTCCGGCTCGACGGCCGTGCTGATCGTGTTCGACAGCCGCTGCATCGCGACCAGCTCGTCGATCGACGACCGAATGTCGAGGTTGTTCTTGTTGAACTGATTGTTCTCCCGCTTCAGGGCATCGATCGTCTGTTCCAGGGCCTTGATGTACATCTCCCTGTTTTCGATGAACTGCTCTATCCGCGGCTCAGCCTCATCCACGAGATGCAGGCGGGGTCGGTCCTCTGATGGATTATTATGTTTGTTCGATGTCATTTTTACATCACATTCAGATGCGCAAGCATCGCCGCTTCACGGATATCGGCGTTGATCACTTCGGTGTAGTTTCTGATGTATTCCTCAAGCACGTTTGGATCGTCCAGCTGCAGCCGCGTGAGGGCCCCGGCGTCAAACTCGATTCCTTTATCAAACTCGACTGCTCCGCCGTTGATTCTCGCCGCGAACACGTCCGCGCAGTGGATAATGGCAACCAGATCAGGGTTCTTCTCCGCTTTGCCCGGGTCGCTGTGCAGCAGCACGCCTTCGGCAAGGTGATCGGGCAGGTTCCATCGTTCGGCAAGCCAGCTGCCGATGTCCGCATGCGTGACACCCAAAACGCTCTCCTCCGCTTCCATAAACGTCAGATCGCTTTCGCGTGCAATATCGACAATGCGCTTAAACTCATTGTTGAAGTAGCGATGCATGACCGAAATGCCCATGTCGTGCAGCAGTCCTCCGACAAACACTTCTCCGCTCACACGGTAGCCGAGATCCCTCGCGAGCCTTCGTCCGATGACTCCGGTTGCAATGGAATGGTCCCAGAAGGCCTTCGAATCGAAATACTTGTCCGACTTTTTCTGCAGCGAACTCACCAGGGAGATGCTGATGACAATCTCCTTCAGCGCATCAAAACCGAGGACAATGATCGCAAAATCGATCGTCGCGATCTTCTTGGGGAACCCGTAGAACGGGGAATTCGCGATCTTCAGGACTTTCGCGGTCAGCGCCTGGTCGGTGGAAATGATCTTTCCAAGTTGCGAGGCGCTAGTCTTCGGATTATCCACCATCTCCACAACCTCCATCGCAATCGACGGAAGCGCTGGCAGGTTGATAATGGTTTTAACTTTATCGCGTATGTAGTCAGCAGAGAGCATGGGAGAAGCTACACAATTAGGGTTATTGCTGCGCGCAGTCTGGCAAGGGCTGTGGTCTGCAACTGCTCGACATCCGGAACTGAAACGCCCAACACTCTGGAAATGTCCACAATCGGAAGCCCCTCATAGTACAGCAGGGCGAGTACGACCCGTTCCTGTTCTGACAGCTCCTGCATTACCTCAACGAGGTTCTGCTTCAGTTCCGTGATCAGGGTTGCAAACTTCGGAGCGTGGGAAAGGTCCTCGCGGATTGAGGCAACGTATCCTGAGGCAGAATCGTTGGTCAGCGCCGCTTCCGTCAGCCCTAGAGTCGCAAGCGCCTGAGGGTCATATCCTTCGATCGATTCGTAATCCGTCTTGTGAATCTGGAGACGATGGCAGAGAACTTCAGCGGTATGAACGATGGAGACCAAGGTCCTGTGCGTCGTCGCGGAGGCCGGCTTGTGGTGAAGCCTGATCGCCGTGACGATATCATCCGACAGATGCCAGTGCGTCGCCAGCCAGGCACCTACATCAGCATGATCCTGTTTCGGGAGGGACGCGGAGACTAACCCTTTCGAAGTGCCTGCGCCCCCCTTGTTCATCCCATCATCACTGACGTGCTCATTGAGAATGACATAGCCAATATCATGGAGCAACCCGGCGACAAACGCGTCGTTCGGGTCGCAAAGGCCGGTCTGCTCAGAGATGAAGCGTGCCCCGAGCCCACATCCGATGGAATGGTCCCAGAACGCCTCGAACCGAATCATACTGTTCACCATGCGTCGGAACGCCCCCGTGACGATGGAACGAACCACCATTTCGCGGAGAGCGTCAAATCCGAGCAGGATAACGGCAAAATTAGGGTCCTTGACGCGTCGCGAAAACCCGTAAATGGGCGAATTCGCCTGCCGCAACACCCGTCTGACGAGCGTTTGGTCCTTTGAAATTGCCGACGTGAGTTTCGCCACACTCGTGAGCGGATTGTCGACGAGTTCGATGATCTCATTCACGCGATTCGAAATCGAGGGACGCCTCACCAGGGAGACGTAGCTTTCGGACACCAACTGATCGGACGTTGTTGTCATACCGTGTCCTCTAAGTATGTGCGCAATTCTTGCAGAACAGCTGTGTGGATTTGAAATACGCGTGACTCCGAAATCCGAAGGATCCGGCCGATCTCCCGGAATGTCAACTCTTCGTAATAGTACAGTGCCATCACCAGGCGATCCCGCTCTTCCAGCGACTCCAGCGCTCCGATCAACCGGCTCCGCGTATCTTCGGCACACAGAATCTCATGGGGGTCGGTGGACGGATCGGCTGCGATGTTCTGAATAACATCGGTTTCGTCGTCGTAACTGACACGGTGATCCATGGTGGCACCTTTCGCTGCGGTCAGCAATTCCTGATATTCCTCAATCGTTAACGAGAGTTTCGTCGCAATTTCCCCGGCCGTGAGCGTCTGGTTGTCCGCGCTCTCAGATTCCTGAACTACCCGGTTTCCCTGCCGCCCCTTCTTCCGAACAGATCGCGGAATCCAGTCGAGTTTTCTCAATTCGTCGAGGATGGTGCCCCGGATCCTGGTTACCGCATACGTCTCAAACCGTACATTCTTTGCCGGATCAAACTTCTCGATAGCGTCCAGCAATCCGAGGAGTCCGAATTGGATCAGATCCTTCTCTTCAAGAACACGCTCCTGTGCTGTATGAATAAAGCCAAACCGGCTCGTCACATAACGGACAAGCCCGAGATTGCTCTCGACCAGATCTTTCTTTGAGCAGCATAGATCTTCGCCGGACATCGACCGGTGCTCCATGGATCTCTGTGCAGACATGGTCATCATGAATATTCTGGAACCCCCTGACTAGGCCGCAGTCTGCGATGGTTTACTCACAGGGCGCGGCTCCTCTTTTTGCGGACTCCGCTCTTTGCTTGCGATCAACACTGCAAGGGCAAGGAGCGCTGAAAGTGCAACCGTGACAATGACAAATACAATAAACGCACGGGCAACGGTGTCAAGAACCGGATAGCGTTCCGTCGAGAACGCCACAAGGGAAACGAAGAACGCCAATGCTCCAATTTGGAAGATGATCTTGTTCATACCGGCTCCAGCCTCCTTGCTTCCGTGTGGGATGGTACCTGAGCACCAAATGTCCTTGCGAGTGCCCGAAGAGACAGCGCTGCTGGTGAGTAAGGATAGAGCTTCACCAATGGCTGCTGTTGCACGACCGCCCGCAGTGTGTTGTCATCATAGGGAATGAAGCCGATGTAGCTGGCCTGCGCGTTCAGGAAGTGACAGAGCGCAGTCTGCAGTTTCTCCGCAGCCTCGTTGGCACATTGAGCGAGCCGCACGGCGTTCATGAGAAAACTGATTGGAATGCCGGGATTTCCCGCAAGGATGATCTTCATCATCGCGTAGGCATCCATCACCGACGTCGGTTCGACGTTTGTGACGACCAAGACGTCGTCTGAATGAATGGCGAAATTCACAATCTCTCTGCTCAGTCCCGCCGCCGTGTCAATTACGACGAGATCAAAATGTTCCTCTGTCGATACGAGGTCATGCATCAACCGGTTCTGGTGCTCCAGATCGAGCTGCGGATACGCAGGATCGCCTGAACTCCCTGCGAGAATCTTCAGCCGCTGGTACGGGCTCACCACTGCGTCCTCAATCCCAAGCTCGCCCCTCAACACGTTGTTCAGTCTCCATTTCGGTGAGATGCCGAGCATCACGTCCAGGTTTGCGAGGTTTGCGTCCGCGTCGAGCAGGAGAACATTCTTGCCTGTTTCCGAGAGTGTGATGGCCAGGTTCAACGCGACAGTGCTCTTGCCAACGCCCCCCTTTCCAGAGGTAATCGTGACGACATGAGGTCGGACGCGGCCGACTTCGACATGACGCCTGGATGTCATCCGCCGCAACCCTGAAGCTTGATCCTGTATGTGTGTCTCGTCATGCATGAGCCAATGCGCCTTGATACACCAATGATGCAAACTTGATGCCATCGGCTACGACGATATCGTCCGGAACTCCTTGTCCTGTCGTCAGATAAGAAACGTTCACATTTGCCTTCTGCGCAATATTGAACAGTGGTCCGAAAGTAACCGCCTCATCAATTTTCGAAAAAATGATGTTGTTCGGGCGAAGAACCTTGAACTTCTCGACGATTTCGAGGAGTGTTCTGGCGCCGGTGGAAGCACTCAGGACCAGGTGTACCTCGTCCGGTTTGGCAGCTTCCACGAATTTCCTCAACTCCGTCAGGTCCTTTGAGGAGCGCTGGCTTCTGCCGACCGTATCGACGAGGATTACGTCCTTGTCCGAGAATTTCTTCAGTGCTGCGCTCATTTCCGACGGCCTGTAGACTACTTCCATGGGAATATCAGCAATGGAGGCAAACGTCCGGAGCTGTTCAATTGCTCCGATCCGAAATGTGTCTACGGTGATCAAACCAACCCGCGCGCTGTTCAGGAACTTCTCAATGGCAGCAAGCTTGGCAATCGTCGTTGTCTTGCCTGCCCCGGTGGGACCAACGAGCGCGACGACCCGGGAACGCTTCGTCTTGTGCCTGGGGGGGGCTCCGGTTTTCACCAAAGCGGCGATCGTCTCGATCAGGCGCCGGTCTATGATCTCTTTCCTGTCCAGATGCCCGGGAGGCACGCTCTTGAAGACAGCATCCGTCAACCTGGTTGCCGATTCCTCACTGACATCTTGTTCAATCAGATCCACATACGCCCGTTTCAGATGATCCGGCAGGGCGGGCGTCTGGCTGAATCTCAGCGTGTGCGCAATTTCTGTCACTGTGGATTTGATATCCTCCACTTCGGATTTCAGGTGGTAGTATTCGGCCGCTTCTCTCGCCTGCGGCGGAATCAATTTGGAGCTCTCCGTATGCCGCTTTTCGAAATGCTCAGCCACTTTTCTCAAACCGTCGACAGTCTGATGGCTTTCACCGCGC contains the following coding sequences:
- the flhF gene encoding flagellar biosynthesis protein FlhF → MRIKKFVGPDIKSVTQQMKNELGPDAIVLNTHRVSKGGVLGVLGKELIEITAAIDEQVDLQHSTYSPGGSRDADGRHARSFEALLKNTGLQVPTGNVRGESHQTVDGLRKVAEHFEKRHTESSKLIPPQAREAAEYYHLKSEVEDIKSTVTEIAHTLRFSQTPALPDHLKRAYVDLIEQDVSEESATRLTDAVFKSVPPGHLDRKEIIDRRLIETIAALVKTGAPPRHKTKRSRVVALVGPTGAGKTTTIAKLAAIEKFLNSARVGLITVDTFRIGAIEQLRTFASIADIPMEVVYRPSEMSAALKKFSDKDVILVDTVGRSQRSSKDLTELRKFVEAAKPDEVHLVLSASTGARTLLEIVEKFKVLRPNNIIFSKIDEAVTFGPLFNIAQKANVNVSYLTTGQGVPDDIVVADGIKFASLVYQGALAHA